The window CCGTGCATCGCGCTGTGGGCGTTCGCGGGCGACCGCATGGGCGTCTTCCTGCAGAGCCCGGTCGCGCTGCGCGCCTTCAACTGGACGATGGCCGCCCTGCTCGGGGCGACTGCCGCGTGGATCCTGATCAGCGAACTGCTGTCGAAGTAACACGTGGGAATCCCGTTTTGCGCACGCGGATTGGCGGGCGGCGGGGCAGGCGTCTACAATGCGTCGCCTTGTACCGGGAGAGAAGAAATGGCGATGTACGAATCGGATCACACCAAGTTCATGCGCGAGTGGCTGGAAAAGCATCCGAAGGAACTCGACGAGCAGAAGAAGGGCCGTGCCCTGTGGTGGGACAAGCCGCAGGACGTCGAGACCCAGAAGCGTTACGACGAGTCCCGCGTGCCCGTGCACGCCTACTACTACGATACGCACTCTTGATTCGGCACGGCTGATTCGTCCGCGGCGCCCGCGCCCGCTGTTGTCGCGTGCGTCCTGCCTGACGGGAATCCGACCTTTCCCACGCCCGCGTGTCGCTGCCTGACTCACTGGTCCTGATCGACGTCGAAACCACCGGCGCGAATCCGTTGCGCGACCGCGTGACGGAGATTGCCGTGCTGCGCATCGAGCGCGGCGAGCTGGTCGATCGCTGGGAAACGCTGGTCAATCCCGAATGCCCGATCCCGCCGCTGATCCAGCGGCTGGTCGGCATCACCGACGCGATGGTCGCCGGTGCGCCGACTTTCGCGGCGCTCGCCGACGAGGTGCGTGCCCGGCTGGGCGGCGCGGTGTTCGTCGCGCACAACGCGCGCTTCGACTACGGCTTCATCCGCAGCGAGTTTGCGCGCATCGAGCAGACTTTCGACGCCCCGGTGCTGTGCACCGTGAAGTTGTCGCGCGCGCTGTATCCCGAGCATCACCGCCACGGCCTCGACGCGCTGATCGAGCGCCACGGCTTCACCTGCGGCGCCCGCCACCGTGCGATGGGCGACACCGAGGTGCTGTGGCAGTTTGCCCGCCTCGTCACCGACTCGTTCGCGCCCGACGTGCTCGCGCGCGCGGTCGAGCGCGCGATGAAGCGCCCGGCGCGCGCGGTCGAGCTGCCCGAGGGCGTGCTCGAAGGCCTCCCCGAGTCGCCCGGCCTGTACTACCTGTACGGCGACAACGACCAGCTCCTCTACATCGGCCGCAGCCCCTGCCTGCGCGCGCGCGTGATGGAACACTTCGCGCCCGGCGTGAAGGGCAAGGACGCGGAACTCGCCAAGCGCGTGCGCCGCGTCGACTGGGAGGAAAGCGCCGGCGAGCTGACGGCGACGCTGCGCGAGATGGAACTGTTGCACCGGCGCTGCCCGCCGTACAACCGCGTCGCGGGCAGCGCGGACGTCTTCGGCCTGCAGTACGTGCCGGGGCGCAAGCGTCCCCCCATCCTGCAGCGTGTCGCGCTGGCGGGCAGCGATCCGGCGGCGTGGGGCGACGTGCACGGCACGTTCCGCACCAAGAAGGAAGCCGACAACCTGCTGCGCGAACTGGCGCAGGCCTATCAGCTATGCTTGCGCCGCCTCGGGCTGGAGTCGGGCAACAGCGGCCCGTGCTCGGCGCACCTCGCGAAGCGCTGCGCCGGCGTGTGTGCCGGCAAGGAAAGCTTCGCGGCGCACGACGAGCGCCTGCTCGGCGCACTCGGGGCCGTGCGGCTGCGCCCCTGGCCGTGGCCGGGCGCGGTGATGATCGCGGAACGCTGTCCCCACAGCGGCAGCGAGGCCTGGCACGTGGTCGACCGCTGGTGCCTGCTCGGCACCGCCGACAGTCCCCTGGCGCTGGACGCGTTGCGCGCGGCGCTGCCGCCGCGCCGCTTCGATCTCGACATCTACCGCACGCTGGTGCGCTGGCTGGCCGCGGACGGTCACCGCGACGCCGTCACGCCGCTCCTGTCCTGACCCTTCCGACCCTGCCGCGCTGCGGCGTCAGGCCGCGATGCGTTCGAGCTGCAGCCGGTTGGTGAGGGTGATCGCGCGCCGTCCGCGCGGCACGATGAAGCCGTCGCGCCGCAGCCGGTTGAGCACGCGCGAGAAGGTCTCCGGCGTGAGGTTCAGCTGCGACGCGATGGTCTGCTTGTCACAGGGCAGATGCACTTCGCCGTCGTCGCCATCGGCATGCTGGACGAGATAATGCGCGACACGCTGCGTGCTGCTGCGCTGCGTGCATTGCTCCATCCCTTCGACCAGTTCCTGCATGCGTTCGGACAGGCGGGCCATCAGGGCCATCGCGAACTGCGGCTGCGCCGCCATCGCGGCCTGCAGCGCGTTGCGCTGGAGGTGCAAGACGATGCTGCTGCGGGTCGCCTGCGCCGCGAGCGTCTGGCGCGTGCCGCTGAAGATGTTCTCCTCGCAGAAGGTGTCGCCCGGTCCGGCGAGGCGCACGACCTTTTCCGCGCCGGCGCTGGAGATCAGGAACAGTTTGACCTCGCCTTCGAGGACCAGGTACATGCCTCCGGGCTCCGTGCCGCGGTGCAGAATCATTTCCC is drawn from Azoarcus sp. DN11 and contains these coding sequences:
- a CDS encoding DUF3460 family protein — its product is MAMYESDHTKFMREWLEKHPKELDEQKKGRALWWDKPQDVETQKRYDESRVPVHAYYYDTHS
- a CDS encoding exonuclease domain-containing protein, with product MSLPDSLVLIDVETTGANPLRDRVTEIAVLRIERGELVDRWETLVNPECPIPPLIQRLVGITDAMVAGAPTFAALADEVRARLGGAVFVAHNARFDYGFIRSEFARIEQTFDAPVLCTVKLSRALYPEHHRHGLDALIERHGFTCGARHRAMGDTEVLWQFARLVTDSFAPDVLARAVERAMKRPARAVELPEGVLEGLPESPGLYYLYGDNDQLLYIGRSPCLRARVMEHFAPGVKGKDAELAKRVRRVDWEESAGELTATLREMELLHRRCPPYNRVAGSADVFGLQYVPGRKRPPILQRVALAGSDPAAWGDVHGTFRTKKEADNLLRELAQAYQLCLRRLGLESGNSGPCSAHLAKRCAGVCAGKESFAAHDERLLGALGAVRLRPWPWPGAVMIAERCPHSGSEAWHVVDRWCLLGTADSPLALDALRAALPPRRFDLDIYRTLVRWLAADGHRDAVTPLLS
- a CDS encoding Crp/Fnr family transcriptional regulator; this encodes MNMIQAQTVQTLALLEPFDCLDPATLGRLAHGVRSVRASRGEMILHRGTEPGGMYLVLEGEVKLFLISSAGAEKVVRLAGPGDTFCEENIFSGTRQTLAAQATRSSIVLHLQRNALQAAMAAQPQFAMALMARLSERMQELVEGMEQCTQRSSTQRVAHYLVQHADGDDGEVHLPCDKQTIASQLNLTPETFSRVLNRLRRDGFIVPRGRRAITLTNRLQLERIAA